A single region of the Pararhodospirillum photometricum DSM 122 genome encodes:
- a CDS encoding bacteriohemerythrin, with translation MNRFSIGLRIGAGFLITLLLLACISLVGLQGISEARYAFSDYARIAGNTLVLKGIDRDVANLRRTILTFVSSGDPKVLDQIKDLQDALARDLTTVHAAVHDSVVREGVGRMKGLFDAYAQDVAEVVRLRQERDRQTANSDGFGPKLSGLANGLQAAALEEGEWGALARSVAITALITDARLYVVRFQGRIEPASAQKALSLLADLQTKIREILPQEEDPRRRETLSQLLETAAAYAKAFDTQAQATLAYQTLTTDAMPKKAAAFGDVAREVSQRQTDTLESLMQTTTLDLDDTWTLDIALSVLALVFGIGAAAVIARGITGPVTAMTDAMRRLAEGDKTILIPGQGARDEIGAMAKAVQVFKDNARHVEKLQQEQEENKRRAEIERKAAVRQMADAFEASVGQVVQTVTSAATQLQASSAQMAATARQTSAQAVTVATAAEQASNNVGTVASAAEELASSEAEIGQHIQRSAVVADQAAQQAQTTHATVTQMVEAVGKIGEIVTLINDIASQTNLLALNATIEAARAGDAGKGFAVVANEVKTLATQTARATGEIESQISRVQAVTHEAARAIETVITTITEIDRISGSIAVAIEEQTAATSEIARNVDQASQGTLAVTENIQSVRQAAGETGHAAEDIANAAADLSRQAEMLREEVKKFLDQVRLDDTERTLFTWDRSLETGVAEIDRHHRDMVEMTNGFYQDMLSGKGTVRFPEVFDTVNRTFDQHFQDEERLMQRYTYADYTQHREVHRETLETIVAFKARYARGEDIGLEFFRYLTQWLQEHLSTHDARLAHFLRQKGTA, from the coding sequence ATGAACCGTTTTTCCATCGGACTTCGTATAGGGGCCGGCTTTCTTATCACCTTGCTGTTGCTCGCGTGCATCTCCCTGGTGGGGTTGCAGGGGATTTCGGAGGCCCGGTATGCGTTCTCCGACTACGCGCGTATCGCCGGCAACACCTTGGTGCTCAAAGGCATTGACCGTGACGTGGCAAACCTGCGCCGGACCATCTTGACCTTTGTCTCTTCCGGCGATCCCAAGGTTCTTGATCAGATCAAGGATCTGCAAGACGCCCTAGCGCGCGATCTCACTACCGTTCACGCCGCCGTCCATGACTCCGTGGTCCGTGAGGGGGTGGGGCGGATGAAGGGGCTGTTTGACGCGTACGCTCAGGACGTGGCCGAGGTGGTGCGGCTGCGCCAGGAACGCGATCGCCAAACCGCTAATTCCGATGGCTTTGGCCCCAAGCTGTCGGGCTTGGCGAACGGTCTGCAAGCGGCCGCCTTGGAGGAGGGCGAGTGGGGAGCCCTGGCCCGCAGCGTGGCGATTACGGCGTTGATCACCGACGCGCGCCTTTATGTTGTGCGCTTTCAGGGCCGCATCGAGCCGGCCTCGGCGCAAAAGGCGCTGAGTTTGCTGGCCGATCTGCAAACAAAAATCCGGGAGATCCTGCCTCAGGAAGAGGACCCCCGGCGGCGCGAAACCCTGAGCCAACTTCTGGAGACCGCCGCCGCCTATGCCAAGGCCTTCGACACCCAGGCCCAGGCCACCTTGGCCTATCAGACCCTCACCACCGACGCCATGCCCAAAAAAGCCGCAGCTTTCGGCGATGTGGCGCGCGAGGTGTCTCAGCGTCAAACCGACACCCTTGAGAGCTTGATGCAAACAACGACGCTGGACCTCGACGATACTTGGACCCTGGATATTGCCTTGTCGGTCCTGGCCCTGGTGTTTGGGATCGGGGCGGCGGCGGTGATCGCGCGCGGCATCACCGGGCCGGTCACGGCCATGACCGATGCCATGCGGCGGCTGGCCGAGGGCGATAAAACCATTCTCATCCCCGGGCAAGGGGCGCGCGATGAGATTGGGGCCATGGCCAAGGCTGTCCAAGTCTTTAAGGATAACGCCCGCCACGTCGAGAAGCTCCAGCAAGAGCAGGAAGAAAACAAGCGCCGCGCCGAGATCGAGCGCAAGGCGGCGGTGCGGCAGATGGCCGACGCCTTTGAAGCCAGCGTGGGGCAGGTGGTTCAGACCGTGACCTCGGCCGCCACCCAGCTTCAGGCCTCGTCGGCGCAAATGGCGGCCACGGCGCGTCAGACCAGCGCCCAGGCCGTGACGGTGGCGACCGCCGCCGAGCAGGCCTCCAACAACGTGGGCACCGTGGCCTCGGCCGCCGAGGAGTTGGCCAGTTCGGAAGCCGAAATCGGCCAGCACATTCAGCGCTCGGCCGTAGTGGCCGATCAGGCGGCCCAGCAAGCCCAGACCACCCATGCCACCGTGACCCAGATGGTCGAGGCCGTGGGCAAGATTGGCGAAATCGTCACCTTGATCAACGACATCGCCAGCCAGACCAACCTGCTGGCCTTGAACGCCACCATCGAGGCGGCCCGGGCCGGCGATGCTGGCAAGGGCTTTGCCGTCGTGGCGAACGAGGTCAAAACCCTGGCCACCCAGACGGCCCGGGCCACCGGCGAGATCGAAAGCCAGATCAGCCGGGTTCAGGCCGTGACCCACGAGGCGGCGCGGGCCATCGAAACGGTGATTACCACCATCACCGAGATCGACCGCATTTCCGGTTCGATCGCGGTGGCGATCGAGGAGCAGACCGCCGCCACCTCGGAAATCGCCCGCAATGTCGATCAGGCGTCCCAGGGCACCTTGGCGGTGACCGAAAACATTCAGTCCGTGCGCCAAGCGGCCGGGGAAACAGGCCATGCCGCCGAGGATATTGCCAATGCCGCCGCCGACCTGTCCCGTCAGGCCGAGATGCTGCGCGAGGAGGTCAAGAAGTTCCTCGATCAGGTCCGCCTCGACGATACCGAACGGACCTTGTTCACCTGGGACCGCAGCCTGGAAACCGGGGTGGCCGAGATTGACCGCCATCATCGTGACATGGTTGAAATGACCAACGGATTCTATCAAGACATGCTATCCGGCAAGGGAACGGTCCGTTTCCCCGAGGTCTTCGATACCGTCAATCGCACGTTCGACCAGCATTTCCAGGACGAAGAGCGCCTGATGCAGCGCTACACCTACGCCGACTACACGCAACACCGCGAGGTTCACCGCGAGACCCTCGAGACCATTGTTGCCTTCAAGGCACGGTATGCGCGCGGAGAAGACATCGGGCTTGAGTTTTTCCGCTATCTGACCCAATGGCTTCAAGAGCATCTGTCCACCCATGATGCCCGCTTGGCCCATTTCCTGCGGCAGAAGGGGACAGCGTGA
- a CDS encoding VOC family protein, giving the protein MKYLHTMVRVADLEASLGFYRDLLGLVEVRRLESEKGRYTLVYLAAPDDAARARAEQAPLVELTYNWDPEVYTGGRNFGHLAFQVENIYETCQRFLDAGHLVNRPPRDGYMAFVRSPDGISIEFLQKGAPLPPAAPWTDMPNTGSW; this is encoded by the coding sequence ATGAAGTATCTTCATACCATGGTGCGCGTCGCCGATCTTGAGGCGTCGCTGGGCTTTTACCGCGATCTGCTGGGGCTTGTGGAAGTGCGGCGCCTGGAGAGTGAAAAAGGACGTTACACTTTGGTCTACCTGGCTGCGCCCGATGATGCGGCCCGGGCGCGAGCCGAGCAGGCGCCCTTGGTGGAGCTGACCTATAACTGGGACCCCGAGGTCTATACCGGGGGGCGTAATTTTGGGCATCTCGCCTTTCAGGTCGAGAATATTTACGAGACCTGCCAGCGCTTTCTCGACGCCGGCCACCTCGTTAACCGGCCGCCGCGCGATGGATACATGGCTTTTGTGCGCTCACCCGACGGGATTTCCATCGAGTTCTTGCAAAAGGGAGCGCCGCTGCCGCCGGCCGCCCCGTGGACTGACATGCCCAACACCGGAAGCTGGTAA
- the pyk gene encoding pyruvate kinase: MRRNRCAKILATLGPATSTEGTLEALIRAGADIVRLNFSHGSFEDHRRRYDLVRSVERKLNRPIGVLMDLQGPKLRVGSFVGGKIKLETGNHFQLDMDPELGTLERVRLPHPEIFRAVSVGTDLLLDDGRLRLRVESIAENVLITRVIVGGVLSDKKGLNVPNAVLPISALTEKDRRDLVFGLDLGVDWVALSFVQRPEDVEEARTLIGGRAGIISKLEKPSAIEHLNEIIDLSDAIMVARGDLGVEVPPERVPILQKRVLQACQQAGKPVVVATQMLESMVQAPTPTRAEASDVATAIYDGADAVMLSAETAVGQFPVEAVAIMDKIIQQVENDDYYQRLRDNRRETPEGTAADAIAAAASQVAQTIGAAVIVAYTSSGSTPLRVARQRPSVPILCLTARQRIARRMAIVWGIHSTVVGRDISSFSEMVEMATDRVLTEGFADIGERIVVTAGVPFGTSGTTNTLRIAWVEGKDGPWAE; encoded by the coding sequence ATGAGACGCAACCGTTGCGCCAAGATTCTGGCCACCCTGGGCCCTGCGACCAGCACCGAAGGCACCTTGGAGGCCCTGATCCGGGCCGGGGCCGACATCGTGCGCCTGAACTTCAGCCATGGCTCCTTTGAGGATCATCGGCGCCGCTACGATCTGGTGCGCTCCGTGGAGCGCAAGCTCAACCGGCCCATCGGCGTGTTGATGGATCTGCAAGGCCCCAAGCTGCGGGTCGGTAGTTTTGTCGGCGGCAAGATCAAGCTGGAGACCGGCAACCACTTCCAGCTCGACATGGATCCCGAACTGGGCACCTTGGAACGGGTTCGGCTGCCCCATCCCGAGATTTTTCGCGCCGTTTCGGTCGGAACCGATCTGTTGCTCGATGATGGCCGCCTGCGCCTGCGCGTCGAGAGCATCGCCGAGAACGTGTTGATTACCCGGGTGATCGTGGGCGGGGTGCTCTCGGACAAAAAGGGCCTTAACGTGCCTAATGCCGTGCTGCCCATTTCGGCCCTGACCGAAAAAGACCGGCGCGACTTGGTCTTCGGCCTGGATCTGGGGGTGGACTGGGTGGCCCTGTCCTTTGTCCAGCGACCCGAGGACGTGGAAGAGGCCCGCACCTTGATCGGCGGGCGGGCCGGCATCATCAGCAAGCTCGAAAAGCCGAGCGCCATTGAGCACCTCAACGAGATCATCGACCTTTCCGACGCCATCATGGTGGCGCGCGGTGATCTGGGGGTCGAGGTGCCCCCCGAGCGGGTGCCCATCTTGCAAAAGCGGGTGCTCCAAGCCTGCCAGCAGGCGGGCAAGCCGGTGGTGGTGGCGACCCAGATGCTGGAGAGCATGGTGCAAGCGCCTACTCCCACCCGCGCCGAGGCCTCGGACGTGGCGACCGCCATCTATGATGGGGCCGATGCCGTGATGCTCTCGGCCGAGACCGCCGTGGGACAGTTCCCGGTCGAGGCGGTGGCGATCATGGACAAGATCATCCAGCAGGTCGAAAACGACGACTATTACCAAAGGCTGCGGGACAATCGGCGCGAAACGCCCGAAGGCACTGCCGCCGACGCGATTGCTGCTGCTGCGAGTCAGGTGGCGCAAACCATCGGCGCCGCCGTGATCGTGGCCTACACCTCCTCGGGCTCCACGCCGCTGCGCGTGGCCCGTCAGCGCCCGAGCGTGCCCATTCTCTGTCTCACCGCCCGTCAGCGCATCGCTCGGCGCATGGCCATTGTTTGGGGGATTCACTCCACCGTGGTGGGGCGCGACATTTCCAGTTTTTCGGAGATGGTCGAGATGGCCACCGACCGCGTTCTGACCGAGGGTTTTGCTGATATCGGCGAGCGCATCGTGGTGACGGCCGGGGTGCCGTTTGGCACGTCGGGCACCACCAATACCTTGCGCATCGCCTGGGTCGAGGGCAAGGACGGTCCCTGGGCCGAGTAA
- a CDS encoding lysylphosphatidylglycerol synthase transmembrane domain-containing protein: MILSSLDMERPLGRLQGAQVWMLIPALALLQIQALGAAQRWRLALGVQGWALPFARCWRNVLLGLFVNQALPSTFGGDALRVWHGWRLGLPLGLATRSLITDRVFSFVGLIGVCVAGLPFLASKTDDPVVISGLLSLVLGGLACLVILLSLRFVPARLAGMPALAGAVALSRGAWAVLLTPRVAPVVAGLMVLPHVLDISVVWLATHALGTPVPWLALALVVPPAILTSAVPVSIAGWGLREGALVVGFGLLGLPADLALTCSVLYGLSAVATGGIGGLIWATTDPEGLRGAFTQRAPEQDEAR, from the coding sequence TTGATCCTCTCTTCCCTCGATATGGAGCGGCCCCTGGGGCGGCTGCAAGGGGCGCAGGTCTGGATGCTGATCCCCGCCCTGGCCCTGTTGCAGATCCAGGCCCTTGGCGCGGCCCAGCGCTGGCGGCTCGCGCTTGGTGTCCAGGGCTGGGCCCTGCCCTTCGCGCGCTGCTGGCGCAATGTGCTGTTGGGGCTGTTCGTCAACCAAGCTCTGCCCTCGACCTTTGGCGGCGACGCGCTGCGGGTGTGGCACGGCTGGCGTCTGGGCTTGCCGCTTGGTCTTGCCACCCGCTCCCTCATCACGGATCGCGTGTTCAGCTTCGTCGGACTGATCGGCGTCTGTGTGGCCGGCCTGCCGTTCCTAGCCAGCAAGACCGACGACCCCGTGGTGATCAGCGGCTTGCTGTCCCTGGTGCTGGGCGGTCTGGCCTGTCTGGTGATCTTGCTGTCCTTGCGTTTTGTGCCCGCTCGGCTGGCCGGGATGCCGGCCCTGGCCGGGGCGGTGGCCTTGTCGCGCGGCGCCTGGGCCGTGTTGCTCACCCCTCGCGTCGCTCCCGTCGTCGCCGGCCTGATGGTTTTGCCTCACGTTCTCGATATTAGCGTGGTCTGGCTGGCGACCCACGCCCTGGGGACCCCGGTGCCCTGGCTGGCCCTGGCCTTGGTGGTGCCCCCGGCCATCCTGACCTCGGCCGTCCCGGTCTCGATCGCCGGCTGGGGCTTGCGCGAGGGGGCCTTGGTCGTGGGCTTTGGCCTTTTGGGCCTGCCGGCCGACCTCGCCTTGACCTGTTCGGTGCTTTATGGGCTGTCGGCGGTCGCTACCGGGGGGATCGGCGGCCTGATCTGGGCGACGACCGACCCCGAGGGACTGCGCGGCGCGTTTACCCAGAGGGCGCCGGAGCAAGACGAGGCCCGGTAG
- a CDS encoding GGDEF domain-containing protein translates to MWDMEGLFFGKSTFEEGEEYLRFKFRLLYAIVYCGFFLTALFLSTVHAGLIEFDPVFLRFHWFFLLSTLVMAIVLRGRRQWMFPVAWYYAVLAFANYVMAFFFNVMDEMRVVWFFLNIPAVHLILGPLAGTVTAAASIAFILLANPLLDQPYSLNGQMTMIIAILYITAFIHAFTAKSISFHHAMVEANQRLHALATRDPLTDLLNSRTYYALGERLLRASQRGGRPCCVLFIDLDHFKRINDQYGHEAGDDVLKTVAGTLRRSVRASDLVGRIGGEEFSLLLPDTALAGALDLGESLRRDIEALRIPTGSLVLGVTASIGVAESTSGQSLAEIQRHADEAMYVAKREGRNRVTTLATGHDTPRLVG, encoded by the coding sequence ATGTGGGACATGGAGGGGTTGTTTTTTGGCAAAAGCACCTTCGAGGAAGGCGAGGAATATCTGCGGTTCAAGTTCCGTCTGCTGTACGCCATTGTTTACTGTGGGTTTTTCCTCACCGCCTTGTTCCTAAGCACGGTGCATGCTGGACTCATCGAGTTCGATCCGGTCTTTCTCCGGTTTCACTGGTTTTTCCTGCTGTCCACGCTGGTCATGGCGATCGTTTTGCGGGGACGGCGGCAGTGGATGTTTCCGGTCGCTTGGTATTATGCTGTTCTGGCCTTCGCCAACTATGTCATGGCGTTCTTTTTCAACGTGATGGACGAGATGCGGGTGGTTTGGTTTTTCCTCAACATCCCGGCCGTTCATCTGATTTTGGGGCCTCTCGCGGGAACCGTCACGGCGGCGGCGTCCATTGCCTTTATTCTGCTGGCCAACCCCCTGTTGGATCAGCCCTATTCCTTGAATGGCCAGATGACGATGATCATCGCCATCTTGTACATCACCGCCTTCATCCACGCCTTTACCGCCAAGTCGATCTCGTTTCACCATGCCATGGTCGAGGCCAACCAGCGCCTGCATGCCCTGGCCACGCGCGATCCCCTGACCGACTTGCTCAACAGCCGCACCTATTACGCCCTGGGCGAGCGGCTGCTGCGCGCCAGCCAGCGTGGCGGGCGGCCGTGCTGCGTGCTGTTCATCGACCTCGACCACTTCAAGCGGATCAACGACCAATACGGCCACGAAGCCGGCGACGATGTGCTGAAAACCGTGGCGGGCACCTTGCGTCGGTCGGTTCGAGCTAGTGATCTGGTCGGGCGCATTGGCGGCGAGGAGTTTTCCTTGCTGTTGCCCGATACCGCCCTGGCCGGGGCCCTCGACCTGGGGGAAAGCCTGCGCCGCGACATCGAGGCCTTGCGCATTCCCACCGGGTCGCTGGTCCTGGGGGTCACGGCCAGTATCGGCGTGGCCGAAAGCACAAGCGGCCAGAGCCTCGCCGAGATTCAGCGCCACGCCGATGAGGCGATGTACGTGGCCAAGCGCGAGGGTCGCAACCGGGTCACCACCCTGGCCACCGGGCACGATACCCCGCGGCTGGTCGGATAG
- a CDS encoding universal stress protein — protein sequence MTPRHLFVHLDSSAVCGRRVGVTLALARRFDAHVSALFAQIDGVVPTYGLPEGLPKTTTHTGAHALERFGQQARAAEVRFEAHLAPPGTAADVVKHTLEGARDSDLAILGQFLESQSGGEVPADLVGQVVAHCGRPALVIPGHGAFETLGRRVLVGWNGTREAARAVNDAIPLMRAAESVYLLSIAPPADMSLDLETLSGGLVRHLLRHGITATPVREPRHGLSIADTLVSRVTDYGCDLLVLGAYGHQGLHAMVRTGVTRPLISQMTVPTLLSH from the coding sequence ATGACGCCGAGGCATTTGTTTGTGCATCTCGATAGTTCGGCGGTGTGCGGTCGGCGGGTTGGCGTGACCCTGGCCTTGGCGCGGCGTTTTGACGCCCATGTCAGTGCGCTCTTTGCCCAGATCGACGGGGTGGTGCCGACCTATGGCTTGCCCGAGGGCTTGCCCAAGACGACCACCCACACGGGGGCCCATGCGTTGGAGCGCTTTGGTCAGCAAGCCCGGGCCGCCGAGGTTCGTTTCGAGGCCCATCTGGCGCCACCGGGCACGGCTGCCGATGTGGTCAAGCATACCCTGGAAGGGGCACGCGACAGCGATCTCGCCATCCTTGGTCAGTTTCTCGAGAGCCAGTCCGGGGGCGAGGTTCCGGCCGATCTGGTGGGGCAGGTCGTTGCCCACTGCGGCCGGCCGGCGCTGGTCATTCCCGGACACGGCGCCTTCGAGACCCTTGGGCGGCGGGTCCTTGTGGGCTGGAACGGCACCCGCGAGGCAGCCCGCGCGGTCAACGATGCCATTCCCTTGATGCGGGCCGCCGAGAGTGTCTATCTGTTGTCGATCGCCCCGCCCGCCGACATGAGCTTGGATCTGGAGACTCTGTCGGGCGGCTTGGTCCGCCACCTGCTGCGCCACGGCATCACGGCAACCCCCGTGCGCGAGCCGCGCCATGGCCTGTCGATTGCCGACACCCTGGTCTCGCGCGTTACTGATTATGGCTGCGACCTGCTGGTGCTCGGGGCCTACGGCCATCAGGGCCTGCACGCCATGGTTCGCACCGGCGTAACCCGGCCCTTGATCTCGCAAATGACCGTGCCGACCCTGCTCTCGCACTGA
- a CDS encoding ABC transporter ATP-binding protein, which produces MSSAPDTTLVLPDLEGKKAPGLKPIQSLGTAPAFFYCRDVHAYYGESYVVQGVSFDIREGEILAFLGRNGAGKTSTLRTLARLDNPDLRHGEIWLDHKPLHRMKAHQAARNGVALVPEDRRIIPGLTVEENLILAQIAPPVGWSLDRIYELFPRLGERRHQEGITLSGGEQQMLAISRALARDIKLLLLDEPYEGLAPVIVKEIERTLESVKTLGITTIIVEQNAIAALHLADRAIIMDMGEIVFDGTAQEVLDNAELRQTYLAI; this is translated from the coding sequence ATGAGTTCCGCTCCCGACACGACCCTGGTGCTGCCCGATCTCGAGGGTAAAAAGGCGCCAGGCCTCAAGCCGATCCAGTCCCTGGGCACCGCGCCGGCCTTTTTTTACTGCCGCGATGTTCATGCCTATTACGGCGAAAGCTATGTGGTGCAGGGCGTCAGCTTCGACATTCGCGAGGGCGAGATCCTGGCCTTTCTCGGGCGCAACGGCGCCGGCAAGACTTCGACCTTGCGGACCTTGGCCCGGCTCGACAACCCGGACCTGCGCCACGGTGAAATCTGGCTGGATCACAAGCCGCTCCATCGCATGAAGGCTCACCAAGCGGCGCGCAACGGCGTGGCTCTGGTGCCCGAGGACCGGCGCATCATTCCGGGACTCACCGTGGAGGAAAACCTGATCTTGGCCCAGATCGCGCCGCCCGTGGGCTGGTCGCTGGACCGCATCTACGAACTGTTTCCCCGGCTGGGGGAACGGCGCCACCAAGAAGGCATCACCTTGTCGGGCGGCGAGCAGCAGATGCTCGCCATCAGCCGGGCGTTGGCGCGCGATATCAAGCTGTTGCTGCTCGATGAGCCCTATGAGGGGCTGGCGCCGGTGATCGTCAAGGAAATCGAGCGGACCTTGGAGAGTGTGAAGACGCTTGGGATTACTACGATTATCGTTGAGCAGAATGCCATTGCCGCACTTCATTTGGCAGATCGGGCCATCATCATGGATATGGGGGAGATTGTCTTTGATGGGACGGCTCAGGAGGTGCTTGATAATGCCGAGTTGAGGCAGACGTATTTGGCGATTTAG
- a CDS encoding ABC transporter ATP-binding protein yields MADVVLHVKDVFKSFGGLRALNNVNLAIERGKTHAIIGPNGAGKSTLLNAIIGRLVPDSGSVTFEGDSITGLQPYEINQKGVVRVFQTPEIFPDLSLLQNVMIPVLAKREGSFRFNPFARLFEDKAVREEAMRMLEDVGLQDQSHREAANLSRGDKRRLEMAMGLVQRPRLLLLDEPTAGMSRHDTNRTIDLLQEVKARGLTKVIIEHDMHVVFSLADRITVLAQGTIICEGTPDEVRGNPKVQEAYLGGAHL; encoded by the coding sequence ATGGCTGACGTCGTGTTGCATGTGAAGGACGTGTTCAAGAGCTTCGGTGGTCTGCGCGCCCTCAACAACGTCAACCTCGCCATCGAGCGCGGCAAGACCCACGCCATCATCGGGCCCAACGGCGCGGGCAAGTCTACCTTGCTCAACGCCATCATCGGCCGCCTCGTTCCCGACAGCGGATCCGTGACCTTCGAGGGCGACTCCATCACCGGCTTGCAGCCCTACGAGATCAACCAGAAGGGCGTGGTGCGCGTGTTCCAAACGCCCGAGATCTTTCCTGATCTCAGCTTGCTGCAAAACGTCATGATCCCGGTGTTGGCCAAGCGCGAAGGGTCGTTTCGCTTCAATCCGTTCGCCCGCCTGTTCGAGGACAAGGCGGTACGCGAGGAGGCGATGCGCATGCTGGAGGACGTGGGCCTCCAGGATCAAAGCCACCGCGAGGCGGCCAACCTCTCGCGCGGCGACAAGCGGCGCTTGGAAATGGCCATGGGTCTCGTCCAGCGCCCGCGCTTGCTGCTGCTCGACGAACCCACCGCCGGCATGTCGCGCCACGATACCAACCGCACCATCGACCTGCTCCAGGAGGTCAAGGCGCGGGGCCTGACCAAGGTCATCATCGAGCACGACATGCACGTGGTGTTCTCGCTGGCCGACCGCATCACGGTGCTGGCCCAAGGCACCATCATTTGCGAGGGGACGCCCGATGAAGTGCGGGGCAACCCCAAGGTTCAAGAAGCCTATCTGGGAGGTGCCCATCTATGA
- a CDS encoding branched-chain amino acid ABC transporter permease has product MTLESPRREALTMAVFSAVILAMPLWLIPFGAAYPDLLQKFAIYGIFAIGFNLLFGLTGYLSFGHAAFLGVGSYTAVWSFKLLTMNVLPAVLFSTVLAGGFAALIGYVCLRRSGIYFSILTLALAQMSYNMAYSVLTPITNGETGLQLALGDARILDRLFGIVPGAGLPSTSFFGLSMQGYSGFYFCAIILIGAFYMALRIFNSPFGLKLRAIKSNQTRMLYTGFHPRPHLLAAFILSGMYAGLAGSLLAVTDPLAGAERMQWTASGEVVLMTILGGVGTLVGPLLGAGLIKYFENIFSSFNSQTLHEVFSFLPGFLEDPLVFVLSPFVGDGWNLTLGVLFMLVVIFLPGGLMEGIRRLVTLARRLVRERAQAQELLASSREGQRHG; this is encoded by the coding sequence ATGACCCTGGAGTCTCCCCGCCGCGAGGCGCTGACGATGGCGGTGTTTTCCGCCGTGATCCTCGCCATGCCGCTCTGGCTGATACCCTTTGGCGCGGCGTATCCCGATCTTTTGCAGAAATTCGCGATCTACGGCATTTTTGCGATTGGCTTCAATCTTTTGTTTGGCCTGACCGGCTACTTGTCCTTCGGTCATGCCGCGTTTTTGGGCGTGGGCTCTTATACCGCCGTGTGGTCGTTCAAGTTGCTGACCATGAATGTGCTGCCGGCGGTGCTGTTTTCCACCGTACTGGCCGGGGGCTTTGCCGCCCTGATTGGCTATGTCTGCTTGCGGCGCTCGGGCATTTACTTCTCGATCCTGACCTTGGCCCTGGCCCAGATGTCCTACAACATGGCCTATTCGGTGCTCACGCCGATCACCAACGGCGAGACCGGCTTGCAGTTGGCCCTGGGCGATGCCCGGATCCTTGATCGCCTGTTTGGCATCGTGCCGGGCGCTGGTCTGCCGTCCACCAGCTTTTTCGGCCTGTCTATGCAGGGTTACAGCGGCTTTTACTTCTGTGCTATCATCTTGATTGGCGCCTTTTACATGGCCTTGCGCATTTTCAACTCGCCGTTCGGCCTCAAGCTGCGGGCGATCAAGTCGAACCAGACGCGCATGCTCTACACCGGCTTTCACCCCCGCCCCCACCTGCTCGCCGCCTTCATTTTGTCGGGCATGTACGCGGGGCTGGCGGGCAGCTTGCTCGCCGTCACCGACCCCTTGGCCGGTGCCGAGCGCATGCAGTGGACGGCCTCGGGCGAGGTGGTGCTCATGACCATCCTGGGCGGGGTCGGCACCTTGGTAGGGCCGCTGCTGGGCGCCGGGCTCATCAAGTACTTCGAGAACATCTTCAGCAGCTTCAACAGCCAGACCCTGCACGAGGTCTTTTCCTTTCTGCCGGGCTTCCTGGAAGACCCCTTGGTGTTCGTTCTCAGCCCCTTTGTGGGCGACGGCTGGAACCTGACCTTAGGCGTTTTGTTCATGCTGGTGGTCATCTTCCTGCCGGGCGGTCTCATGGAGGGCATCCGGCGGCTGGTCACCTTGGCCCGGCGGCTGGTGCGGGAACGGGCCCAGGCGCAAGAGCTGTTGGCGTCGTCGCGGGAGGGCCAGCGTCATGGCTGA